One window of Penaeus chinensis breed Huanghai No. 1 chromosome 1, ASM1920278v2, whole genome shotgun sequence genomic DNA carries:
- the LOC125026946 gene encoding LOW QUALITY PROTEIN: vegetative cell wall protein gp1-like (The sequence of the model RefSeq protein was modified relative to this genomic sequence to represent the inferred CDS: deleted 2 bases in 1 codon), whose product SPSPSPSPSPSPSPSPSPSPSPSPSPSPSPSPSPSPSPSPSPPSPSPSPSPSPSPSPSPSPSPSPSPSPSPSPSPSPSPSPSASPPPSPSASPPPSPSPSPSPSPSPSASPPPSPSPSPSPSPSPSPSPLPLPLPLPPSPSPSPSPSPSPSPSPSPSPSPSPSPSPSP is encoded by the exons tctccctctccctctccctctccctctccctctccctctccctctccctctccctctccctccccctctccctctccctctccctctccctctccctctccctctccctctccctctccct cccctccctctccctctccctctccctctccctctccctctccctctccctctccctctccctctccttccccctctccctctccctctccctctccctctccctctccctctccctctccctctgcctctccccctccctctccctctgcctctccccctccctctccctctccctctccctctccctctccctctccctctgcctctccccctccctctccctctccctctccttccccctctccctctccctctccctctcctctccccctccctctccctctccct ccctctccctctccctctccctctccctctccctctccttccccctctccctctccctctccctctccctctccctctccctctccctctccc